A section of the Roseovarius sp. W115 genome encodes:
- the argE gene encoding acetylornithine deacetylase has protein sequence MDNLQNTIAILGDLIAFPTISPDSNLDMIAYLAERLDSVGACVGIYHDETGKKANLFATLGPDMPGGVVLSGHTDVVPVSDQSWTSDPFVMDEREGRLYGRGSCDMKGFIAATIALAPLFAERVGARPIHFAFTHDEESGCFGAQALAEQLRAKGVRPGVALIGEPTSMRVIEGHKGCYEYSTHFTGLAGHGSAPDMGVNTVEYAARYVTRLLHLKDALRARAPKDSRFDPPWTTINVGALHGGVAHNVIPSRTSVDWEMRPVQTSDADYVKSDLERYCEEELLPAMRAISDESGIVTEIIAEVEGLEPASENEARDIFMELTGANGADLVAFGTEAGIFQTLGLSAVVCGPGSIEQAHKADEFVAIDQLSQCVGMLERLSARIA, from the coding sequence ATGGACAATCTTCAGAACACAATTGCGATCCTTGGCGACCTGATCGCCTTTCCCACGATTTCGCCCGATAGCAATCTCGACATGATTGCCTATCTGGCAGAACGGTTGGACAGCGTTGGTGCGTGCGTGGGCATTTACCATGACGAGACGGGCAAGAAGGCCAATCTTTTTGCCACACTGGGGCCTGATATGCCCGGCGGTGTTGTGCTCTCTGGTCATACCGATGTGGTGCCTGTGTCCGATCAAAGCTGGACCAGCGATCCGTTCGTGATGGACGAACGTGAAGGGCGCCTCTACGGGCGCGGCAGTTGCGACATGAAAGGTTTTATCGCCGCAACGATTGCCCTTGCCCCTCTCTTTGCCGAGCGCGTCGGAGCGCGCCCTATTCATTTCGCCTTCACTCATGACGAGGAGTCGGGCTGTTTCGGCGCTCAAGCCCTGGCTGAGCAGTTGCGCGCCAAGGGCGTGCGCCCCGGTGTGGCGCTGATCGGGGAACCCACGTCCATGCGCGTGATCGAGGGGCATAAGGGCTGTTACGAATATTCCACGCATTTCACCGGGCTGGCCGGGCATGGTTCTGCCCCCGACATGGGCGTGAATACCGTCGAATATGCCGCGCGCTATGTCACGCGGCTCTTGCATCTCAAAGACGCCCTGCGCGCCCGTGCCCCCAAAGACAGCCGGTTCGACCCACCCTGGACCACGATCAATGTCGGCGCGCTGCATGGCGGCGTCGCCCACAATGTGATCCCCTCACGCACCTCTGTGGATTGGGAAATGCGCCCGGTGCAGACATCAGATGCGGATTACGTGAAATCCGATCTTGAACGCTATTGCGAAGAAGAACTCCTACCCGCCATGCGCGCCATATCGGACGAGTCAGGGATCGTGACCGAGATCATCGCCGAGGTCGAAGGGCTGGAACCCGCGTCAGAGAATGAAGCGCGCGATATCTTTATGGAACTGACAGGGGCAAATGGGGCTGATCTGGTGGCGTTTGGCACAGAGGCCGGGATTTTTCAGACCCTTGGTTTGTCCGCGGTGGTGTGCGGGCCGGGATCTATCGAACAGGCGCACAAAGCGGATGAGTTTGTCGCGATAGACCAACTCTCGCAATGTGTCGGCATGCTGGAACGACTCAGCGCCCGCATCGCCTGA
- a CDS encoding N-acetylmuramoyl-L-alanine amidase: MGPAPIPHSGGWLTLLAQKPIWHPSPNFGPRRGGAVPDLVVLHYTAMESCDAARDRLCDPQAEVSAHYLISETGTCWQLVEEDMRAWHAGAGQWGDVTDVNSRSIGIELANTGSHPFPEPQMTVLERLLCDVMHRHRIAPERVIAHSDMAPDRKYDPGPRFDWYRLAASNLSIWPQTSDKKIEFANSAHQFGYSPEATENDILQAFRSRFRPWEDGPLDATDCAVMADLARRFPFDGPPPAA; encoded by the coding sequence ATGGGACCCGCGCCCATTCCGCACAGCGGTGGGTGGCTGACACTGTTGGCGCAAAAGCCGATCTGGCATCCGTCTCCGAATTTTGGCCCGCGACGCGGCGGGGCAGTGCCTGACCTTGTGGTCTTGCACTACACGGCAATGGAGAGCTGTGACGCCGCTAGAGACCGGCTGTGTGATCCTCAGGCTGAAGTTTCGGCGCATTACCTGATTTCCGAAACCGGGACCTGCTGGCAGCTGGTTGAAGAAGACATGCGCGCCTGGCACGCCGGGGCCGGGCAATGGGGGGATGTGACGGATGTCAATTCCCGGTCCATTGGGATAGAATTGGCCAATACTGGCAGCCATCCTTTTCCAGAACCGCAAATGACAGTGCTTGAGCGCCTTTTGTGCGATGTCATGCACCGGCACAGAATCGCGCCGGAACGGGTGATTGCACATTCGGACATGGCCCCGGATCGCAAATACGATCCCGGTCCGCGATTTGATTGGTATCGGCTGGCCGCAAGTAACTTGAGTATTTGGCCGCAAACATCTGATAAAAAAATAGAATTTGCTAATTCAGCTCATCAGTTCGGTTATTCCCCAGAGGCGACAGAAAATGACATTCTACAGGCCTTCCGCAGCCGGTTTCGCCCGTGGGAGGATGGCCCTCTTGATGCCACGGATTGCGCCGTAATGGCGGATCTTGCGCGGCGTTTTCCATTTGACGGCCCACCCCCTGCCGCCTAA
- a CDS encoding ceramidase domain-containing protein, whose amino-acid sequence MTWTEHVDGYCERIDPSFWAEPVNAVTNAAFVIAALVMVYRLRTTHAPLAWSLTAVLGLIGIGSFLFHTFAQPWAGALDVVPIVAFILIYIFAASRDFLGLSTLWSLGIMMAFLPLSAALIPVFQSVPLYGQSAGYLLVPIFIAIYAILLRANPPLSRGLAIGAGLLMLSLTFRSLDMPLCETLPLGTHFLWHILNAVMLAWMIEIYRRHRLAPPAAQG is encoded by the coding sequence ATGACTTGGACCGAACATGTTGACGGATACTGCGAACGCATTGATCCAAGCTTTTGGGCCGAACCCGTCAACGCCGTGACCAATGCGGCCTTTGTTATCGCGGCTCTTGTGATGGTGTACCGGCTGCGCACGACTCATGCCCCGCTGGCATGGAGTCTTACGGCCGTTCTGGGCCTGATCGGAATCGGCAGTTTCCTCTTTCACACCTTTGCGCAACCCTGGGCGGGCGCTTTGGATGTTGTTCCAATTGTTGCGTTCATACTGATCTACATCTTTGCCGCCAGCCGCGATTTTCTGGGCTTGTCCACTTTGTGGTCCCTCGGAATCATGATGGCGTTTTTGCCCCTGTCCGCCGCGCTGATACCGGTGTTTCAATCCGTGCCGCTCTATGGGCAATCGGCAGGCTATCTGCTCGTCCCAATATTCATCGCGATCTACGCGATCCTCTTGCGCGCGAACCCGCCTTTGTCTCGTGGATTGGCAATCGGAGCAGGTCTTTTGATGCTTTCGCTCACCTTCCGAAGTCTGGATATGCCGCTTTGCGAGACCCTGCCGCTTGGCACGCATTTCCTCTGGCACATCCTCAACGCTGTCATGCTGGCCTGGATGATCGAAATCTATCGCCGTCACAGACTTGCACCGCCAGCGGCACAAGGCTAA
- a CDS encoding pseudouridine synthase, translated as MSQTSPPKTPPGDRIAKVIARAGLASRREAERLIEAGRVKVNGKVIDRAALNVTPKDKIEVDGRLLDAPEPPRLWLYHKPTGLVTTTRDEQGRETIFDALPEDLPRVMSVGRLDLNSEGLLLLTNDGGIKRKLELPSTGWVRKYKVRLKGRPKDETFAPLRKGLEIDGERFQPMQVTLDRQQGANAWITVAIREGKNREIRRAMEAVGLQVNRLIRLSYGPFQLGQLKAGEVLEIRPRVLRDQLGLEDEKAQAVPQKPNKVRRRRR; from the coding sequence ATGAGCCAGACATCCCCTCCCAAGACGCCCCCCGGTGACCGTATCGCCAAGGTGATTGCCCGCGCTGGCCTTGCCAGCCGGCGAGAGGCCGAGCGCCTGATCGAGGCCGGGCGGGTCAAGGTCAATGGCAAGGTGATCGATCGTGCCGCGCTGAATGTGACGCCGAAGGACAAGATCGAGGTGGATGGCCGCCTGCTTGACGCGCCGGAACCACCGCGCCTGTGGCTCTATCACAAGCCCACCGGGTTGGTGACAACCACGCGCGATGAGCAGGGGCGAGAGACAATTTTCGATGCACTTCCCGAGGATTTGCCGCGCGTCATGAGCGTCGGGCGGCTTGATCTCAATTCAGAGGGCCTGCTGCTTTTGACCAATGATGGCGGGATCAAGCGTAAGCTGGAACTGCCCTCCACTGGCTGGGTGCGAAAGTACAAGGTGCGGCTCAAGGGGCGTCCGAAAGATGAGACATTCGCGCCCTTGCGCAAGGGTTTGGAGATTGATGGCGAGCGGTTTCAGCCGATGCAAGTGACCCTGGATCGTCAGCAAGGCGCCAATGCCTGGATCACTGTCGCGATCCGCGAGGGCAAGAACCGCGAGATTCGCCGCGCGATGGAGGCTGTGGGATTACAGGTCAACCGGCTGATCCGCCTCAGTTACGGGCCGTTTCAGCTGGGACAGTTGAAAGCCGGTGAGGTGCTCGAAATCCGACCTCGCGTGCTGCGCGATCAATTGGGGCTTGAGGATGAAAAGGCGCAGGCGGTGCCGCAGAAACCCAACAAGGTACGGCGTCGGCGGCGGTGA
- a CDS encoding sulfotransferase family protein, which translates to MTHYYHVDPLTTAGDASGRYPGNHVKYSKLLAPVRWIDNTKKALTGSSAFNLTKASLKEFDKPGDLHPRWGSANDIRVLRDCLEMFATGLDNNPHISSIGRMLIKTVYLTYLRNRTEFIEFFEENAEFIEANGKYKAPLLVTGYPRTGTTLLHRLLAEDPQSRSPYTYEMEQVLPPLKSGEDPMISDRIKKSAASINLLAKYAPGFIQKLNESHLWSATEKEESLLYMQFHHGMNIANGVQAGLEYALRLAQPDVAPALLKYERNFFTMLDAYAPAGTHWINKAPSYALYFGSIFDEFDDARVVVTHRNPAKNAASFARLVESACIPFDVEGSIDKHAFGQMVVEFSGLCWQRPLEFRNAHPERESQIIDAVYSDTFADPIAMVRRIYEKFEMEVTSEFEERMKVYLADNQQGKYGRHRYSNEEYAINAEDLKARHRDYFEKYGFDTQPTHDD; encoded by the coding sequence ATGACGCATTATTATCACGTAGATCCACTGACAACAGCTGGTGACGCATCGGGGCGATATCCGGGCAATCATGTGAAGTATTCGAAGCTATTGGCTCCGGTTCGGTGGATCGACAACACCAAGAAAGCGTTGACTGGATCCAGTGCATTCAATCTGACCAAGGCGAGTTTGAAAGAGTTTGACAAGCCGGGTGACCTTCATCCTCGCTGGGGATCAGCAAATGACATTCGGGTTTTGCGGGATTGCCTGGAGATGTTCGCCACTGGCCTCGACAACAACCCGCATATTTCCTCCATTGGCCGGATGCTGATTAAGACCGTCTATTTGACTTATTTGCGAAATCGAACGGAGTTTATCGAGTTTTTCGAAGAGAACGCGGAATTTATTGAAGCAAATGGAAAGTACAAAGCGCCGCTATTGGTGACAGGATATCCTCGGACAGGCACCACGCTGTTACATCGGCTACTGGCAGAAGATCCACAATCCCGGTCGCCTTATACATACGAAATGGAACAAGTTCTGCCACCGCTCAAATCGGGAGAAGACCCGATGATAAGTGACAGGATCAAGAAAAGCGCCGCCTCCATAAACTTGCTTGCCAAATACGCGCCGGGCTTCATTCAAAAGCTCAACGAAAGCCATCTGTGGTCAGCCACTGAAAAAGAAGAGAGCCTGCTTTATATGCAGTTTCACCATGGCATGAACATAGCTAACGGTGTTCAGGCTGGGCTCGAATACGCCTTACGTTTGGCTCAGCCCGATGTTGCGCCCGCATTGCTGAAATACGAACGCAATTTTTTTACTATGTTGGACGCCTATGCTCCGGCAGGCACGCATTGGATCAACAAGGCACCCAGCTACGCTCTCTATTTTGGCTCAATCTTTGATGAATTCGATGACGCACGAGTTGTTGTTACTCACCGCAATCCAGCCAAGAACGCAGCCTCTTTCGCCCGCCTCGTGGAGAGTGCCTGTATCCCGTTTGATGTAGAGGGGAGTATTGATAAACATGCGTTTGGCCAAATGGTCGTCGAATTCAGCGGATTGTGTTGGCAAAGACCGCTGGAGTTTCGCAACGCGCATCCGGAACGCGAAAGTCAGATTATCGATGCGGTGTATAGCGACACTTTTGCAGATCCGATCGCAATGGTTCGCAGGATTTACGAAAAGTTCGAGATGGAGGTCACATCCGAATTCGAGGAGCGGATGAAAGTGTACCTTGCCGACAATCAACAAGGTAAATACGGTCGACATCGATACTCAAACGAAGAGTATGCGATCAATGCCGAAGACTTGAAAGCTAGGCACAGAGATTATTTCGAAAAGTATGGTTTCGACACACAGCCGACCCATGATGATTGA
- the carA gene encoding glutamine-hydrolyzing carbamoyl-phosphate synthase small subunit: MAAAADAHPTACLALADGSLFYGKGFGAAKQVSAELCFNTAMTGYQEIMTDPSYAGQIVTFTFPHIGNVGVNPDDDETADPVAAGMVVKWDPTEPSNWRATERLGDWLARRGRVAIGGVDTRRLTRAIRQQGAPHVALAHDPEGKFDAEALVAEARAFAGLEGMDLAKTVTCAQSYRWDEMRWAWPEGYTRQTNAKHKVVAVDYGAKRNILRCLASAGCDVTVLPATATTEDVLGHNPDGVFLSNGPGDPAATGEYAVPMIQGVLEKDIPVFGICLGHQMLALALGAKTIKMNHGHHGANHPVKEIQTGKVEITSMNHGFAVDGQTLPSGVEETHVSLFDGSNCGIRMKDRPVFSVQHHPEASPGPQDSFYLFERFAASMAG, translated from the coding sequence ATGGCCGCTGCTGCTGATGCCCACCCAACCGCATGTCTGGCGCTTGCAGACGGATCACTATTTTACGGGAAAGGGTTTGGAGCGGCAAAACAGGTCTCTGCGGAGCTGTGTTTTAACACCGCAATGACCGGGTATCAGGAGATCATGACCGATCCAAGCTATGCGGGACAAATCGTGACGTTCACCTTTCCGCATATCGGCAATGTCGGCGTGAATCCCGACGATGACGAAACCGCTGATCCGGTGGCCGCAGGTATGGTCGTCAAATGGGACCCAACCGAGCCGTCAAATTGGCGTGCAACGGAACGTCTGGGCGACTGGCTGGCGCGGCGGGGCCGGGTCGCGATTGGTGGCGTGGACACGCGGCGTCTGACCCGGGCGATCCGTCAACAAGGCGCGCCGCATGTGGCGCTGGCACATGACCCGGAAGGGAAATTCGATGCGGAGGCGCTGGTTGCCGAGGCTCGCGCGTTTGCCGGGTTAGAGGGCATGGACCTGGCCAAGACAGTCACCTGTGCGCAGTCCTATCGCTGGGACGAAATGCGCTGGGCCTGGCCTGAAGGGTATACCCGCCAGACAAACGCCAAGCACAAGGTCGTCGCGGTGGATTATGGTGCCAAGCGCAATATCCTGCGCTGTCTTGCCTCGGCTGGCTGTGACGTCACGGTTCTTCCCGCCACGGCCACAACCGAGGATGTGCTTGGTCACAATCCCGATGGTGTGTTTTTGTCCAATGGGCCGGGCGATCCAGCGGCGACAGGCGAATACGCCGTGCCGATGATCCAGGGCGTTCTGGAAAAAGACATCCCGGTCTTTGGCATTTGCCTGGGCCACCAGATGCTGGCGCTGGCGCTTGGGGCCAAGACGATCAAGATGAACCACGGGCATCATGGGGCCAACCACCCGGTGAAGGAAATTCAGACCGGCAAGGTGGAAATCACCTCGATGAACCACGGGTTTGCTGTGGATGGACAAACCCTGCCCAGCGGCGTGGAAGAGACGCATGTGTCGCTCTTTGACGGCTCGAATTGCGGCATTCGGATGAAAGATCGCCCGGTCTTTTCGGTTCAGCACCACCCCGAAGCCAGCCCCGGTCCGCAGGACAGTTTTTACCTCTTTGAACGCTTCGCGGCCTCCATGGCAGGGTGA
- the gatC gene encoding Asp-tRNA(Asn)/Glu-tRNA(Gln) amidotransferase subunit GatC: protein MSIDTATAAKVAKLARIRVEEDDLPALAQEFNTILGFIEQLNEVDVEGVEPMVSVTPMRLKRRIDEVTDGNQQDKVLSNAPDAREGFFAVPKVVE, encoded by the coding sequence ATGTCCATTGACACCGCGACCGCCGCCAAAGTGGCCAAACTTGCCCGCATCCGGGTGGAAGAAGACGACCTGCCTGCGCTGGCGCAGGAGTTCAACACAATCCTTGGGTTCATTGAACAACTCAATGAGGTCGATGTGGAGGGGGTTGAACCGATGGTATCGGTCACGCCCATGCGGCTCAAACGCCGGATTGATGAAGTCACAGACGGCAATCAACAGGACAAGGTTCTCTCGAACGCGCCAGATGCGCGCGAAGGCTTTTTTGCCGTGCCGAAGGTGGTCGAATAA
- a CDS encoding GatB/YqeY domain-containing protein: MGLRKRVGDTLKQAMKDKDATRLGTLRLINAAIKDQDIAQRGSDSDTGEGVGDVEILAILGKMTKQRMESARAYEEGGRLDLAETERAEISVIEEFLPRQLDEAEVSDAIKAAITATGAESIRDMGKVMGHLKDQYTGQMDFGAVGPKVKDKLCAGA; this comes from the coding sequence ATGGGTTTGCGCAAACGCGTGGGCGATACGCTCAAACAGGCAATGAAAGACAAAGACGCCACACGCCTGGGAACGTTGCGGCTGATCAACGCCGCGATCAAAGATCAGGACATCGCGCAACGTGGCAGCGACAGCGACACCGGTGAAGGTGTGGGCGACGTAGAAATCCTGGCCATTCTGGGCAAAATGACCAAGCAGCGCATGGAAAGCGCACGCGCCTATGAAGAAGGCGGACGTCTTGATCTTGCTGAAACGGAACGCGCCGAGATCAGCGTCATCGAGGAGTTCCTGCCCCGTCAACTCGACGAAGCCGAAGTGAGCGACGCGATTAAGGCCGCCATCACCGCCACCGGCGCAGAGTCAATCCGCGACATGGGCAAGGTCATGGGCCACCTCAAGGACCAGTATACCGGCCAGATGGACTTCGGAGCCGTGGGCCCGAAAGTGAAAGATAAGCTCTGCGCAGGGGCGTGA
- the dtd gene encoding D-aminoacyl-tRNA deacylase: MRALIQRVSEAQVRVEGQVIGQTGAGLLVLVCAMQGDEDAQAQALAAKVAKLRVFRDEAGKMNRSVRDVGGGALVVSQFTLAADTARGTRPGFSGAAAPEDGRRLYELFAKALAAEGVPVETGEFGADMQVSLVNDGPVTIWLEV, from the coding sequence ATGCGGGCCTTGATCCAACGGGTGAGCGAGGCACAGGTTCGCGTTGAGGGACAGGTAATTGGTCAGACCGGAGCGGGTCTTTTGGTGTTGGTTTGTGCCATGCAAGGGGATGAGGACGCGCAGGCACAGGCGCTGGCCGCGAAAGTGGCCAAGTTGCGGGTCTTTCGGGATGAGGCAGGCAAAATGAACCGCTCGGTGCGCGATGTGGGTGGCGGCGCTTTGGTGGTGAGCCAGTTTACGTTGGCTGCAGACACTGCGCGCGGCACCCGGCCTGGGTTTTCCGGCGCAGCAGCACCTGAGGACGGACGGCGGCTTTATGAGCTTTTTGCAAAGGCGCTGGCGGCGGAAGGCGTGCCGGTGGAAACCGGAGAGTTCGGCGCGGATATGCAGGTGAGCCTTGTGAATGACGGGCCAGTGACGATTTGGCTGGAGGTTTGA
- a CDS encoding nucleoside deaminase gives MTFKSHMDTALEEARAAAARGEVPVGAVVADPKGRIVAQAGNRTRELSDPTAHAEILALRAACAAAKSERLPGYTLTVTLEPCAMCATAMANARIDRLYYGASDPKSGGVDHGARIFTHPQTHHVPEVFDGIAAKEAEALLKAFFAARR, from the coding sequence ATGACATTCAAAAGCCATATGGACACCGCCCTTGAGGAAGCCCGCGCCGCTGCCGCACGTGGCGAAGTGCCCGTGGGAGCCGTTGTTGCGGACCCCAAGGGGCGCATCGTGGCACAGGCGGGCAACAGAACCCGGGAATTGAGCGATCCGACAGCCCATGCGGAAATCCTGGCGCTGCGCGCGGCCTGTGCTGCGGCAAAGTCCGAGCGCCTGCCCGGATATACTTTGACCGTCACGCTGGAACCCTGCGCGATGTGCGCCACGGCGATGGCCAATGCGCGCATTGACCGGCTCTACTATGGCGCATCAGACCCCAAATCCGGCGGGGTAGACCACGGCGCGCGCATTTTCACACATCCGCAAACACACCATGTGCCAGAGGTTTTCGATGGGATTGCGGCGAAAGAGGCAGAAGCCCTGCTCAAAGCCTTCTTCGCCGCCCGACGCTAG
- a CDS encoding metal-dependent hydrolase codes for MKIIWLGHGSFRIEIAGEVLLIDPWLTGNPVLPEDSHEAAVAGATHILLTHAHFDHAADLPDLAKRLDIPVVGQYDLMSWWEESQDVATVGFNKGGTVQLGDVAVTMVNALHSSSFGGPDGPHVPGTECGYMIAGEGHVIYLSGDTDVTADMGIWNDLHTPDIGILCAGGHFTMDMRRAAYAAKTFFNFKTVIPCHYKTFPILEQSADVLKNALSGVDVVEPKVMQAIEI; via the coding sequence ATGAAAATCATCTGGCTTGGCCATGGCAGCTTTCGTATCGAAATCGCAGGGGAGGTTTTGCTCATTGATCCCTGGCTGACTGGTAATCCAGTGTTGCCGGAGGACAGTCATGAGGCGGCGGTGGCGGGAGCCACGCATATCCTGTTGACCCATGCGCATTTTGACCACGCGGCGGATTTGCCGGATCTGGCCAAGCGTTTGGACATCCCGGTGGTTGGCCAGTACGATCTGATGTCCTGGTGGGAGGAAAGTCAGGACGTGGCAACCGTGGGGTTCAACAAAGGCGGCACTGTGCAGCTCGGCGATGTGGCGGTGACCATGGTCAATGCACTGCACTCCTCCAGCTTTGGTGGACCGGACGGGCCACATGTGCCTGGCACGGAATGCGGGTACATGATCGCGGGTGAGGGGCATGTGATTTATCTCTCTGGAGATACAGACGTGACAGCGGATATGGGCATCTGGAATGATCTGCACACGCCGGATATCGGCATTCTGTGCGCCGGTGGGCATTTCACCATGGATATGCGCCGCGCAGCTTATGCCGCCAAGACGTTTTTCAATTTCAAGACGGTCATCCCGTGTCATTACAAAACCTTCCCGATTCTCGAGCAATCGGCGGATGTGCTGAAAAATGCCTTGTCCGGGGTGGATGTCGTTGAGCCCAAGGTGATGCAGGCGATTGAGATCTGA
- a CDS encoding DUF2244 domain-containing protein yields MPYQWSSSETSHGDVECLRLWPHRSLPRWGFAVFILITCVMFTMPLFPLLGTATLWGLLPFLVLAVWGVWYALQRSYRDGAMGEELTIGREEVHLRRTNARGPAQEWESQSYWTKVHMHPTGGPVPHYVTLKGKGREVEIGAFLSEDERKALYGEIAEALKRIGEPDPVVG; encoded by the coding sequence ATGCCGTATCAATGGTCCTCATCTGAGACATCACATGGTGACGTGGAATGCCTGCGCCTTTGGCCGCACCGGTCCCTGCCGCGCTGGGGTTTTGCCGTGTTTATTCTGATCACCTGTGTGATGTTCACCATGCCGCTTTTCCCGCTTTTGGGCACGGCCACTTTGTGGGGCTTGTTGCCCTTTCTGGTGCTGGCGGTCTGGGGTGTGTGGTACGCGCTGCAGCGATCCTACCGTGATGGCGCGATGGGAGAGGAACTGACCATTGGGCGTGAGGAGGTGCATCTGCGCCGTACCAATGCACGCGGCCCTGCACAGGAATGGGAAAGCCAGAGCTATTGGACCAAGGTGCACATGCACCCCACGGGTGGGCCGGTGCCGCATTACGTGACACTGAAGGGCAAGGGGCGCGAGGTCGAGATCGGGGCGTTTCTGTCTGAGGATGAACGCAAGGCGCTTTATGGTGAGATTGCAGAGGCGTTGAAGCGGATCGGTGAGCCGGATCCGGTCGTGGGGTAA
- the gatA gene encoding Asp-tRNA(Asn)/Glu-tRNA(Gln) amidotransferase subunit GatA, translated as MADLNTLTIAEARDKLRAKDVTSLELTEACLNAIEGADALGAFVHHTPNLARDQAKAADARLAKGDAPSMCGIPLGIKDLFCTKGVPSQAASGILSGFKPEYESTVSQNLFDAGSVMLGKLNMDEFAMGSSNETSVYGNAVNPWRRGNEETALTPGGSSGGSASAVAADLCLGATGTDTGGSIRQPAAFVGITGIKPTYGRCSRWGIVAFASSLDQAGPMTKTVRDAAIMLETMCSHDPKDSTSADLAVPDFEAMLTGDIRGKTIGIPKEYRMDGMPDEIETLWAQGKDMLADAGAKIVDISLPHTKYALPAYYVIAPAEASSNLARYDGVRYGHRAQMAQGDGITEMYEKTRAEGFGAEVKRRVMIGTYVLSAGFYDAYYNRARRVRALIKRDFEEVFDQGVDAVLTPATPSAAFELGRETSDPVEMYLNDVFTVTVNLAGLPGIAVPTGLDKQGLPLGLQLIGRPWEEGDLLNTAYALENAAGFVAKPTKWW; from the coding sequence ATGGCTGATCTCAACACGCTGACCATCGCCGAAGCCCGCGACAAACTGCGCGCCAAGGATGTCACCTCGCTTGAGCTAACCGAAGCATGCCTCAATGCCATTGAAGGTGCTGATGCCTTGGGCGCATTTGTACATCACACCCCAAATCTGGCACGGGATCAGGCCAAAGCCGCTGACGCACGTCTGGCCAAAGGCGATGCACCAAGTATGTGCGGTATCCCATTGGGAATTAAAGATTTATTCTGCACCAAAGGTGTGCCATCACAAGCCGCCTCAGGCATTCTGAGCGGCTTCAAGCCGGAGTATGAATCCACCGTCAGCCAGAACCTGTTTGACGCAGGCTCGGTCATGCTGGGCAAGCTCAACATGGACGAGTTTGCCATGGGGTCCTCCAACGAGACCTCCGTTTATGGCAACGCCGTGAACCCCTGGCGGCGCGGCAACGAGGAAACCGCCCTCACCCCTGGCGGCTCGTCGGGTGGGTCGGCCAGTGCGGTGGCTGCCGATCTCTGCCTTGGGGCCACGGGCACAGACACCGGCGGCTCGATCCGCCAACCTGCCGCCTTTGTTGGCATCACCGGGATCAAGCCCACCTATGGGCGCTGTTCGCGTTGGGGCATTGTGGCCTTTGCCTCGTCCCTCGATCAGGCCGGACCAATGACCAAGACCGTGCGCGATGCGGCGATCATGCTGGAGACCATGTGCAGCCATGATCCAAAAGACAGCACCTCTGCTGACTTGGCTGTGCCCGACTTTGAGGCCATGCTGACCGGGGACATCAGAGGCAAAACTATTGGTATTCCCAAAGAATACCGGATGGACGGGATGCCGGACGAGATCGAAACACTCTGGGCGCAGGGTAAGGACATGCTGGCCGATGCAGGCGCCAAGATTGTCGATATCAGCCTGCCCCACACCAAGTACGCCTTGCCCGCCTACTATGTCATTGCGCCCGCCGAGGCCTCGTCAAACCTCGCGCGGTATGATGGCGTGCGCTATGGCCATCGCGCGCAGATGGCGCAGGGCGATGGCATCACCGAGATGTACGAAAAAACCCGTGCCGAAGGGTTCGGGGCCGAAGTCAAACGCCGGGTGATGATTGGCACATATGTGCTTTCAGCCGGGTTTTATGACGCCTATTACAACCGCGCCCGACGGGTGCGCGCCCTTATCAAGCGCGACTTTGAAGAGGTGTTTGATCAGGGCGTTGACGCCGTCCTGACACCGGCCACCCCATCTGCGGCGTTCGAGTTGGGCCGCGAAACTTCCGATCCGGTTGAGATGTATCTCAATGATGTCTTCACCGTGACAGTGAACCTGGCCGGTCTGCCCGGCATCGCGGTTCCCACCGGTCTTGACAAGCAAGGCCTGCCTCTGGGACTGCAGCTGATTGGCCGGCCCTGGGAAGAAGGCGATTTGCTCAATACCGCCTACGCGCTGGAAAATGCAGCAGGATTTGTAGCCAAGCCCACGAAATGGTGGTAA